Genomic window (Aquimarina sp. BL5):
ATTATCCAATTTTAAGATAGCATCATATATCTCTTGTGCCCTTTCATTTAACTCTTTCTCGGTAGCATCGAGCAAAAGCATCCCTGGAATAAAAATATATCCATAATGATCATTAATTAATTTTACATCAAATTTTGGTTCTTCACTATATGCTATCAGTAAGCTTCTATGTAAATCTTCTTGTTCAATTCTTCGTTTGAGGTTACTTTGATACATTCCTTTTTCTGAAAATAATAATAAATGATCTCCTTGTATAGTGTCAAAAAGTTTTGAACTGATCTCTAATGATTTCTCAAAGGTTTTATTTTTTAATGCTTCCCTTTTTATATATGGCTTTATTAGATCCCAGTTAACGTTTTTTCGATATAAGTAGTTAGTTTCTAATTCTTCAAAAAACTGATCATAGAATACGTTAATGCTATCCTGAACTGATATAACTTTTTGTTGACCGTAGACTTTTGATGATAGTATAGAAACAACAGTAATCAGAATTAAAAGTAATTTTTTCATAAGTATAATTTTAAAATTTTATGATTTCAAAACTATTCGCTTTTATAGAAAAAGAACTTAGGATACAGGGGAATAATGTCCAGAAAATAAATATTGGACATATTAGTTTTTATGATTTGCCTTATACTGAGTCGGAGTAACACCTGTCATTTTTTTAAACACAGAATTAAACGAAGATTTAGAACTGAAACCAGATTTTTCTGCAATCGCTAACAATGTAAATTTTTCTTGTTCTGAAGAAACTAATAATGATTTTACCTTTTCAATTCTATAGGTGTTTATAAAATCCGTAAAAGAGATATGATAGGTATCGTGAATATATAAGGATAATTCTTTTTCGGATATCGATAATAAAGAAGCTACATCCGAAACTTTAAGATTTTGATTGGTAAAGATTTCTTCATTTTTCATAAAGTGTTCTATTCTATTTTTTAACAAACTACCCTGCTCCTCTTCTTTTTGATCTTTTAGACTAAATGTTTTAAATAATAAATTAGATTTAGTAAAACCAATAAAACCTATCCAGTATATATAAACAGAATTTAAAACTAATATTACGTAGTAAAATTCTCCACTATCTTGAAGATTAAAAAGTACTGCTATAACTTGATGTAATATATTGAGCATAATAAATGCAATGAACATCCAAGAAAATGTAGACAACCATTCCCAATTTTTACGTATTGATACGGAACCTTTTATCAGATCCTTGTTCTTCTTTATAAATCGTAGAACACTAATCATCAATAATAGATTGAAAATTAGATAGGCAAAATCATTATATAAGAAAAATCCAGTTTGATATACTCTATAAAAGATATATTCATCAGTACCACTATGAAGCATAACATACCAGTAAGCTCTTAATATACCATATAAAATAGCAGGAATAAACAATACATATTCGATAGAAGAAATAACATGCGCTTTTTTATTAATTTGGTTTTTGATATAGAAATAAAAACCCACACCAATTAGATACTTATAAGGAAATGGAAAAGAGGTTAAAGGAATAAAACCAATTGAATCTACATTCATATATAAGAATGCATATGTTAGATTATAAAAGGATAAGGAAAACAAAAACAACATATAATAATTGAATGCTCTTTTATTATCCCTTCTTTTTGAAAGTAAATAAAGACACAATGTAAATCCTTGTATTGCTCCAAAAAGAACTATGATATTTAAAACACTATAGTCTATTGTATCATTTTTTTATAGATGAATAGTTTATCTAAAAGATTTACCTGAGCTTTAGAAATCATCCAGTAAATTTAAAATATTTTGTTGTACTCAATGAATTTGATTTACTTCAATTTATTAATGTATAATCTAGTTCTCGGAGTTTCTCCTTCATAACCCGTTAGCAAAACATCTTGATTTCCATCACCATCCACATCTGCCGTATTTATCGAACTTTGACCTAAAAAAGGAAACGCTGCTGTTTTAATTAACTCAAAAACACCTTCCTTATTCTCATAAATATCGATAGCCTCTGAATAATATCCTGGTTTGTTAAGTTCTTTTCTATTCCCCATAATTATAAGATCTTTATCTCCATCAGAATCCAAATCTACAAAGCAAGATTGTACTATGTTATATACTAAAACATCAGATACACTTTCTTTAAAACTACCTTCTTCTTTGATATAAAAAAATGATTCATCCAAATTTTCACTAATACTTCCTAAGTTTGTCATAAACACATCTTGATCTCCATCATTATCAATATCAACAGGTACAACAATACCTTGAAATGTATTCTTGAAATTGTGAGATACAGATTCATACTTTCCTGAATTATTTTTAAATAACAGGGTTTTGGGTTCTAATTCATATCCATATTCTCCTTGTAACATAATATCACCATCATTATCCATATCAAATGGAATCACTCCATATTCATAAACCTCGTCTATTCCTTCTAGATTACCTGCTGCTAAAAAATCCCCTTTTTTGTCATTAATATAAAATTTAATTGAATCGTTTAATTCTACTAATAGATCCTCATATTGATCATTATTCACATCAATAAAATTAGCATATACAGAATAAGCTCTATCAGGTTCAATTTTTTTTATCTTTTTGAAAACAGCATTTTCGTTTTTATAAATGACTATTCCACCTTCTTTATTCTTTATTAGTTCCTGTCCTGTGATAACAATATCTAAATCTTTATCATTATCAATATCTCCAACATCAATTTTTCCATATTCTATTCCCATAAATGATGACCTCTTATCTATAGTAAAATTACCCTTACCATCATTCGTATATAAAAAAGTATGTGTGCTTGTTACCTCACTAAAATCATTATTATAGCCAGAGATTATTAGATCAAGGTCTCCATCTAAATCGTAGTCAAAAAATATATTGTTGGAGTCTCCCACCGGAACCAACTCTGTTTCCTTTAATTCGAAAGTATAATTTGCTTCCTCTTGCGCAAAACCAACCCAAGTGAAAACCAAAAAAACTAAACATATTACTATTCTACTGCGATGCATGTACCTTTTAACCATTCAGATTTTTTAATGTTATACCAATTATGAACAACCCCTTCGTAATCAAATGTTTCGATAAATTTTAGACTAATTTTCTTTAGTATTTTATTCGAAGCTTGATGATTTACTTCTGCTGCTGCCCCTATTTCTTTTAAATCAAGTTTTTCAAATCCATATCTTAGAGATTCAATTGCTGTCTCTGTAGCAATTCCTTTTCCCCAATATTTTTTCTGGAGTCTATAACCTAAATCATAATAGTTGAAATTTTCTCGTAGTCTTTTCTCATATTTTAAACCTGTCCAACCAATAAAATCTCCTGTTTCTTTATCAACAATTGCCCAACGTCCAATTCCATTATCAATATATTGATTTCTTATAAAATCAATCACTTGTTTAGCTTCTTCAATTGTTTTAATAGGCTTTTTTCCTAAATACTCGTGAACATCAGGATCTGAATCAAGTTCAAAAATTCCTTGTGCATCATAACCCTCTAGATCTCTAAGAATTAATCGCTCAGTTTCGATATGAATTTTCATTTGTTTTATTATTATAACTGCCGTTAGGATTAGTCAATAAATTAAAAATACTAAACTTTTGATGAAGCATTCATTCAAAAGTTTAGTATTATCTTTTATTTTAAAGCCTATTATAAACCAATAAGTAGCAAAAAACAAAAATGAAATTGTTAATCAATTGATTTAATAGTCTTTACAAAAATGAAAAAACTACAGGAAAGGTTTAATAAACCATATTAAAAATAGTATTGTAAAATAATTATCGAATGCTGAAAAAATAGATCCTTTCAGTTTCATTTATAAATAATACAGAACGATTGCCGCATTGATTAAATTCGATTTGGTTTGGACGATTTTCTATTTGATAATTTTCGATAATAGATTCATTCCTATTTTCATTTTGAACTATTGCACTATTAATCGAAGGCCAATTAATTATGTAGTCCCCAACAATTAATGGTTTTAATCCTATTCTATACGTATATAACGAATTATCATTATTCAATTCTGGAAATATTGTTTTTTGGGTATTTTCGCAAACGGTTCTAGGAGAGTAATCTCCTATATCATAAATTAAATCAAACTTATCTATAGCCCCTTCAGTGTTTGCAGCCCTAGTATTTATAGGCTCTATTAATTTAAAAAGTGTAAATTGATTAAAGATCTTATTTGGATCTTCGTTAAAAATAGAATCGTTGGTTGACAAATCATAGACTTTTGATGAAACTCGAGCCGTAATCCAAATTGTATCGTCTAAAGAAAAAGTAGCATTTGGTGTTATATTTACTTTATAAGGATTAAACCTTAGTTGATTTTCCATTTCATCATCGCATTGAAAAGCCATTAATATTGGCACAATACATATAAATCTGAGTACTTTCCTAAACATTTCTTTCTTTTTAGATGTTACAAAATGAAATAGGTTGCGTAACCTATTGATTAACGTTAATACTCTCTTAGATATTTTTTAATAGTTTATGTTAACGAGTTAGTAATTACTAACAGAATAGAAACTTTCATTTTGTTTTCTTAAGTATTTTCAACAATGATTAGTTTGATAAACTATTATTTAGTTTTATTCTCCTTACCCCATTACTGCATACTTTGAACAATAGGCATTAATGAATTACCTGTTTCTGTTAAAAAGTATTTGACTCTTGGAGAAATTTCTGCATAGATTTTCCGCAATATCATATCATCTCTTTCATGTTCCCCAAGTTGAGTGGTTAACATCTGTTTACTAATACCCTGAATTCTTTTATATAGTTTTCCAAAATGATTAGTATCTTTAGAAATTAGATATAAAACTATAGGCTTCCATTTTCCTCCAATCTTTGCCATACAATACACAACCGGACAGTTATCATACAAAAAAGATACAGAATCAATATCTGAGTTTTGTTTTTCATAATATGGTACAATCGTTTTATCTACGGTTAACTTCGGTATTATTGTAACTACTACCCTTATTATTACAATATACTTTATTCAAATAAAAAACGGTTTGAGTTATTACTCAAACCGCTATTACTTACACGCCGTTATTGGCAATAGTTTAGTTAAGATTATGTCTTTTCGAATCTTATTTCTTGTTCTCTTTTTTAACTCCAGTTCCAAGAGCTGATCCAAGTATTAAACCAACACCAGCGCCAAAAGACAAGCCAATTGCAATATTATTTGCCAAGATTCCAATACAAAGTCCAATTCCTGCTCCAAAAACTAAACCTAATGTTATATATCTATTTTTCATATTTTGATTTTTAGATGGTTAATTTATAAACTCTGAGCAATTGTCTGATTCCAAATACCAGTGGCAGCAGTTTCTCTAGCAAATGTTTCAAAATCTATGGCTGGCCTGCCCAATACTTTGGCTACATCATCAGATACTTCTTGGTTTTCTGGATTTCCTAGTACTTCTTGGAATAAATACCCGAACAACCATACATAAGAATCAGGTAATCCTGCTTTTTTCATACCTTCCTTAAATTCTTCAATAGAAATAGGAATAAATTGAATATGCTTGTTAGTAGCTTCAGCCATAATTTCAACCACTTCCTTAAAAGTTCTTTTTTGAGGTCCGGTAACGGTTATGGTTTGTCCGTTATAGTTTTCATCGACAATTACTTTAGAAACTACATCCGCTATATCATTGACATCTACAAATGGAATTTCTGCATCTGGCATTGGTAATGCAACAGTACCATTGAGTACAAATTCTAAGAAAGCACCTTCACTAAAGTTTTGATTGAACCACGACGCTCTAACCAAAGTGTAGTTTAAACCAGAGTTTGACACGATTTCTTCGCAGGCTTCTGCTTCTGCCTCACCTTTTCCAGAAAGTAATACTACTTTTTCTAAACCAGCCTCTAAAGCTTTTTTGGTAAGTGTACTGATGGCATCTCTAGAGCCAGGTACTGCCAAATCTGGGTAGTATACAATATAGGCTCTATCCATATTTTTTAAAGCAGCATCATAGGTGTCTGTGTTTTCCCAATCAAATGCTGGGTTTGTTTTTCTGCCTACAACGCGTACATTGTGTCCTAATTGGGTTAAATTTTCTGCTACTCGGCGACCGGTTTTACCGTTTCCTCCGATAACTAAAATGTTTTCTGTTTTCATTTCTATTCGTTTTTAAATTATTATTAATTATTTGAAACTTTTTGATTTTACTTTTATAAGCAATTTGCAGTATTTGTTTTACTAAAAACTTTAGTATACCAATACACGCTACTCATTGCGATAAACTCTATTCCAATGAGCCAAAAACCCGCAGCAGCAAAGAAGCTATAATAGGATCCTCCGTCAGGAATTATTAAATAGGGAACCGTAATTAAAACATCCAAAATGGTAGCGGTTAAAAAGAAAACTAGCCCTAACCAGTATCCTTTTATAGTACTTTTTTTACTGTAATATAGTTTTGCTCCTAACCACACTACAGGTAGTATTCCTAAAGACAATAAAATATTTGCCTGAAATTCTGGGTCTTCCAAAATCGGAATGTAGAAGGAAATTGTGTAAATACTTACTCCAATTATCCAGATAATAATTCCAATACTAATAGCTCTTAAATGTTTCATAACTGTTCGTTTTTTGATTGATTATTTGTTTCAGCTCTTTGATGACTTGTCTTATTTTATGTAAAGCATGCCTACGATTAAAAGTGTAAAAGCGCTAAATGATGATACTGTTCTTATGATATGCCAACGATTCCAAGGTTGTTCAAACTTGTTTCGAAGCTCATGCAATTCAATTTTTGAAAGTGTTTCTAAATTAGAGGCATCCAAAACCTCATTTAATGGAACGTTTCCAAAAATGGTTACAAGACCAATTCCAACAAAAAACAGTATTGCAGCCGCAAGGAATAGCCAGAAACTTATACTGTTGTTTTTAAATAAATAGGTATTTACAAAGAGTAATATGACAGGACCAAAAAATACTACCATAAAACGGGTATTTATAATTGCTCTATTCATTGATTGAAAAGACCTTAAGAAGGTTAAGTTGTCTAGTCGACCAACTCCAGGTGTAACAGCATTAGACCAAGTAAAACATAAACCAGCTGTAAGACCAGTAAATAGTAAACCGAGCATTAACACAATAAATTTTAGTTTAAATTCCATTAGCTGATGTTTTTGTAGACGTTATCCACGTTAATAATTCTTGATATTCCTTAGAGTTGAGTTTTATTTTTTTACCCTTAGGCATTCTTTTTTTTATGAATACTTGCTTGTAGATATCATTAGCCCAAGGATTCATGTTCTCTAATGTGAACACACGTCTTTTATTCCTTTTGTAATGACAAACATTACATTTGTTTTCTAAGATTTTAAATGCTTCAGCTTTAGAATCTTTTACTACATAATTTAAAGTGTATCCCGAAGTAGATTCCGTATTCTCTTGAATCGATTCGTAAGTGTTTTTTGAATTAATAGTTAATATTGTAAAAATTCCTATTATTAGTTTT
Coding sequences:
- a CDS encoding VCBS repeat-containing protein, with product MVKRYMHRSRIVICLVFLVFTWVGFAQEEANYTFELKETELVPVGDSNNIFFDYDLDGDLDLIISGYNNDFSEVTSTHTFLYTNDGKGNFTIDKRSSFMGIEYGKIDVGDIDNDKDLDIVITGQELIKNKEGGIVIYKNENAVFKKIKKIEPDRAYSVYANFIDVNNDQYEDLLVELNDSIKFYINDKKGDFLAAGNLEGIDEVYEYGVIPFDMDNDGDIMLQGEYGYELEPKTLLFKNNSGKYESVSHNFKNTFQGIVVPVDIDNDGDQDVFMTNLGSISENLDESFFYIKEEGSFKESVSDVLVYNIVQSCFVDLDSDGDKDLIIMGNRKELNKPGYYSEAIDIYENKEGVFELIKTAAFPFLGQSSINTADVDGDGNQDVLLTGYEGETPRTRLYINKLK
- a CDS encoding DUF5367 family protein, with amino-acid sequence MKHLRAISIGIIIWIIGVSIYTISFYIPILEDPEFQANILLSLGILPVVWLGAKLYYSKKSTIKGYWLGLVFFLTATILDVLITVPYLIIPDGGSYYSFFAAAGFWLIGIEFIAMSSVYWYTKVFSKTNTANCL
- a CDS encoding helix-turn-helix domain-containing protein; translated protein: MAKIGGKWKPIVLYLISKDTNHFGKLYKRIQGISKQMLTTQLGEHERDDMILRKIYAEISPRVKYFLTETGNSLMPIVQSMQ
- a CDS encoding GNAT family N-acetyltransferase, with protein sequence MKIHIETERLILRDLEGYDAQGIFELDSDPDVHEYLGKKPIKTIEEAKQVIDFIRNQYIDNGIGRWAIVDKETGDFIGWTGLKYEKRLRENFNYYDLGYRLQKKYWGKGIATETAIESLRYGFEKLDLKEIGAAAEVNHQASNKILKKISLKFIETFDYEGVVHNWYNIKKSEWLKGTCIAVE
- a CDS encoding DUF1772 domain-containing protein, with amino-acid sequence MEFKLKFIVLMLGLLFTGLTAGLCFTWSNAVTPGVGRLDNLTFLRSFQSMNRAIINTRFMVVFFGPVILLFVNTYLFKNNSISFWLFLAAAILFFVGIGLVTIFGNVPLNEVLDASNLETLSKIELHELRNKFEQPWNRWHIIRTVSSFSAFTLLIVGMLYIK
- a CDS encoding NmrA family NAD(P)-binding protein; the encoded protein is MKTENILVIGGNGKTGRRVAENLTQLGHNVRVVGRKTNPAFDWENTDTYDAALKNMDRAYIVYYPDLAVPGSRDAISTLTKKALEAGLEKVVLLSGKGEAEAEACEEIVSNSGLNYTLVRASWFNQNFSEGAFLEFVLNGTVALPMPDAEIPFVDVNDIADVVSKVIVDENYNGQTITVTGPQKRTFKEVVEIMAEATNKHIQFIPISIEEFKEGMKKAGLPDSYVWLFGYLFQEVLGNPENQEVSDDVAKVLGRPAIDFETFARETAATGIWNQTIAQSL
- a CDS encoding AraC family transcriptional regulator, encoding MNVDSIGFIPLTSFPFPYKYLIGVGFYFYIKNQINKKAHVISSIEYVLFIPAILYGILRAYWYVMLHSGTDEYIFYRVYQTGFFLYNDFAYLIFNLLLMISVLRFIKKNKDLIKGSVSIRKNWEWLSTFSWMFIAFIMLNILHQVIAVLFNLQDSGEFYYVILVLNSVYIYWIGFIGFTKSNLLFKTFSLKDQKEEEQGSLLKNRIEHFMKNEEIFTNQNLKVSDVASLLSISEKELSLYIHDTYHISFTDFINTYRIEKVKSLLVSSEQEKFTLLAIAEKSGFSSKSSFNSVFKKMTGVTPTQYKANHKN